The nucleotide window GACGGTATCATCGTCCCAACATCGTCCCACGTTGTCCCGTTTGACCGCTGTAACACGTTCCGCGTGGTGTCAAAGAACAAACCATGATGCGCCGCCGCTGGGCGGTTCGCCGTTGTGTCCTTAAGTCCACGATACCGATAAACCGGGTTCGCCGTGTCCCCGCCTGGAAACACCGCCTCGACGCCTTCCGCTTCGTCCCCGCGCAAAGACGTCTGTATATCCGTCTTCAATTCACGGATACGGTCATCACCCAAAATCCTGTTCTCACTTCCTGCCGGTGTCGTAACGTCCCAGGTCATAAACTCCTCCTTAAAAAACCATCAAAGTGAACGACGTACTTGCCACGTCCGAACGAAAATAAATCGTGCTTGCTGTGTTGGCCGTCGTCCCATTGTAGATGCTTCCGGCCCCAGCCTGTTTTGTAACAATGTACCCCGTAGGCACTTTGCCCAGGGTGTGCGCCACGGAGAACTCCGTCCCTGGTGTCAGGTGACTTGTCACCGTCACGAACGATACATCCGCATTGTCCGCAAACGAAATCCCACCATCAAGGATCGACTTCAAAACAAACGCCCAATCGTTGATCCCCTTGGAAAGTCGGTTGTCGAACTCCGACTCCGGGGTCAGCGGTATAATGGGTTCAGCGTAAAGCGTCATCGGCGATACTCTCTTGGCGTTGCTTCAATCTGGTACTTGGTCATTGAAAATGTCCCATTGCTTTCGTCGTTCGAGAACCGAAACCGAATCCGAGACGCAACAACATCAAAATAAAACTCGGCAGGGCTGGAATCGGCACCGATATTACTGGTCAATGTGCCTGTCCCCACAGTTACCCATGTCGTCCCGCCGTCTATCGAATAGTCCAGGGCTACCCCTGTCCCCGTCCCCCAGATTTCGATGCCTTTCCATCTCATAATCTTGTCAAAGTCAGGCACCCCAAAATCGGCGGCTGTGAAGTCTTTTGTCTCGAAATTTGACGCAAACGCAACCCCATTGTCCGCGTATGCCCCCAGGTTCTTTACCGTCGAAAGGCCCGCCGAATCACCAAAAACAATCAATTTTGTAAGGGACTGAGCCGCCGCACTATCCCATCGTTCGGTCTCTGTGTCCCAAATACCAACTGCTGAATCCCATGTGTCTTCTGTCGTGTTGACGTAAAAGCTGAACGTCGTCATGTCCGGCCGTTCATCTTTATAAACCTTGCCCGTGATCGTGTTGTATTTGTAAATCGTGTTCGGCGTCAAAGATCCGCCGATAGGAACTGCGCACCAGTATTCATCCAATCCTTCAACGTACCCACCACAAGATCGGTGGATTGCCGCCGGGTTAATTGTTTCCCGCAATTCGTCCTGGATCGGCGCACTTATCAGCGGGGCCGTTGTGCCGTTGAACAAATGAATCCCGTCCAAAGCCAAGAACGCCTGTTCGCCGCTCGGCAGGTTCGCAATCGTGGCTTCGGCCACAGTCCCAACCCCGGTTGGCTTTCGATCAAACCGGAACACATCGGACGTGGTTACAAGCTGGCCGATATAAATAGATTCCCGTTTGTGAACCGTCAAAAAGTTTCCAAACAGGCCCAGGCCGGTTATGTCCGCCGAGTCTTCAAGAAGGTCAACGCTCCCGGCGTTTCCGCCCGTCCACGTTTCCGGGTCGCCCGTATCGCACCACTGGACACGCGAATAGTATGTTGTCCCGCCATCGGTGATATAGCCAAGAACAAGGTAAGGGCCAAACGCCCGGACAAACCGCGCCAACGGAGGCGTTCCGCCAAGGTCCGCATCATCCCCGGTTATTCCGACCTTACGAATTGCATCAACGCCGTTCGTGTAAACCGCCGTCTTCGCCCCAGCCAACAACGGGAACGCATAACTAACATGGTCATCAACGGTCGCCGTCAATGCCGATGCCGTGACGCTGTTCCACGTTGACGTTGCTTTAGTCAAATCCTGGATGTCGGTAATCCCAACACGGAACAGCCGCGACGTGCTTCCGACCTGCAACTCGAAATAGCGCATGATCTGTTCAGCGAGCGTTGCGCCAAGGGCCACTGTCCCAGGCCGTTTCCGAATGATGTTCCGGTTCACATCGACGTTCTTTGAGTTTGTCGCCGACCGCGTATCAACGAACTCACCCGGCCGGTCAACAATCAGACCGCCTGATGGTAACGGGACGTTTAGCTTGACCGGCATTAAACCTCCACCTGCTTCACCGTAAATACTTCTTGCTCGTTTCGCAGATCACGTATCTTGAGCTTTTGAACTTCTTTCTCATAAAGCGTGTAGTTCTTTGTTGCCAATCCATCTTCATCAAGGGCGTCGTATATTCGTCCTAAAACGCCGTACCGCAAACATTCTCTCCCGATATCCGAAAACGGAACAGACGATGTTGCGCTCGTAACTGGATCAGCAAGGACGGTCGTGTAATCTAGTTGGTAAATGTAATCCGTCCGATCCGGGACAGGCCCTAAAAGAATTTGTTTCCCGAAAATGCAGTAGTCCGTTGGTTGACCCGTGATCGCGTCGTCATCGTCCGGGTCAGGGAACCGCTCATTAAATTCGAGCTTTGACCGTTTCTGCAAACCCCACGAAGCGTTTCCATCCGCGAATCGGACGTCTCCAACGATCGATCCGAAATCGTCCGGCAGGTCCAACTTGTAGTCGCCAAGCGCCGTTATACCAGCAGTGGTATAGGCTTCGACCTTTTGGGCGTCAAAACCGAACCGAACCTGCAAATCGAGGATAGTGTCTGTAATGGCTTCGTAAATTTCCGTTTCTTTGTCCGTTCGCTTAAACGTCCGAACGATGTAGTCGTAAAGCTCCGATCCTGTCATCAAATCCATAGATCCCCCTTATCCCTGGGTAAACAGTTCCACAAGCTGAACGTCGGCCCCTGTCGCCGTGAATTTGAACATAACCTTGTCGCCGTTCAAGTCGGCCGCCGCAAGGTCGATCTTGTAAACGCCGCTGCCAACAGAAGAAACGGCGTTCGCGCACGAAGCAAACCCCCACCGTCAATGGCTCTTTGCGCCGTTACTGTCAGTCCAGCAAGAGGCGCTTTGGTCGTGGCGTCATACATTGGAAACATGAAATTGCTGAAGACCGCGTTTTTAACTGGCCGAATGCTAAGCGTTCCGCCGCTCACGTTTGAAATGTCATCCGCAATCGACGATCCCGCCGGAGCGCCAAGTCGCGTGTAACTGTCCCCCGTCAGATAATCAACAATGCGCTTCCCAATGCTTCCGGCGGTTGATAACGCCGCGCTTAAAGCGTCCCAGACTGCCTGGACACCGCCAGCAGAGAGTGCATACCCCGTCTTATCGTTGTTGGTCGTCACCGTCACGCCGTTTGTCACGGTCGTGGTTGTCGGCATCACGTTGTTTGTTCCGGCGTACCCTGTCCCGTCAAAGAACGATTCGGCGTTGTCCGCCGCCGTCGCGTCTCCACTAATCTGCGCCACATTTACCAGAAGCATTCGCCACGTACCCAGGAGCCGACGCCGCAAACAAAGCGTCGTACACAGCTTCCTCCAAAACCCGGTATTTGTGGAACACCGGCAACGCCCCGGAAACAACAACGGAAATCTCCATCTCGCCAACTGTTGCCGTGTCCGTTGCGTCCAGGGTGATACCGTAAACTCCATTGACGCGGTGCGTCCCGCCACCGCTGTTCTTGTTCGCCGATGCCCCACCGTTAACCACCAGCTTAATATCGGTATTGTTGATAGTCAGCGCCGTTTCCGCTGTTTTAAAATCCGTTTCATCCACAAAAGGACCGATGGCTACCGACTGCGATGCCGTGCTTTGTCTTAAGAACATCTAGGCGGCCCTCCGCATCTGTTGGTAATATATCCAAGGTCGAGAACGAATAAACGGAAGCCCAAGAGACGGATTGTCTTCCCCATATTTCCCCATGTCCGTGTGGTAAAGTCGGACATCTTGCAACGTCAAAATGGTTTGAACGCAAAACGGATCAGCTAGACTCCCGTTGTACCAGCTATAATCGGCTCCAAGCCACCGCTCCGAGGCCACCCGTGGGTAATCGGACAGGAACCTGGGAACCGTCGCCGCCACACTCCCCTCTTGCTTCCCATCAACAAAAAGCGTCATCGTCCCACTGTTTGAACCGTACACGCCGACCGCACTATGCCAAAGACCGTCATTAAAACTGCTTGAAGAGCTTACCACGTTGAAAAACGGAGACAATCCGGCAATGTTGATTTTCCCGGTCCCGCCCTCGTTCGCCCTCATATAAATCACTGTCCCGCCACCTACCGACTGCGGGAAATCAACCAAGGTCATGCTTGCCGTCGTCGCCGTGTGCTTGAACCGCACACCGAACGAACACCCCGGACCCATGTTGAATGACGGGAGCGTGTACGCCTGGTTCGTCCCGTTGAATACGGCGCATTGCCCGTATTTCCCGTATGCCCGAGTCGGTTCACCCACACGCACCAAACTTCCACGCCCTCCAACAAAAGAAGATGTTTGACCGCTCCCCATCGTGTACCCGAACATTCCGCCACGTGTTTCAAGAATCTTCCCGAACCGCGTCCCTTGGAGCATCATTGCACCTCTGGATAGACGCCGACCCAATACAGGTAGTGGTTGCCACCCGTCGAGTCAAAATTCACACCCGTATCGTGGACAATACCGATCCCCCACTCCGGACCCGGGTTCTCAATAACAGCCACTCCGTAAATCAAATCGCCAGCCGCAGGGCTCGCCTTGTTACCGATGGTACGCACCTCGTCAGCGTTCAGCCGTGTCCAGCCCGCATCCGAAGCACCGGCCCCATCGTCGCGGGTCGTCCCATCACCACGAATTGCGTAAACGTAAGCGAAGCGGTTCCCCGTTGGAGTCGTTGAACCCAGCTTCAACATTATGTACGCATAAATCCTTTTGTATCCCTGCGTGTTCGTTATCAAAGTCGATTGCTGACCTACTCCGACTGTCGAACTCGCCAAGTTCGCCACCGTAATCGTAAACGCCGTAGGTGTTGAAAACTTCTCCGGAATAGCATTGGCCATTAGAGAGCCCTCGCTTGGTCAATATCCCAATATCGAACCACCACCCCATCACCGAACAACGCTTCCGCCCTAGACGATCCACGCCACCGCAACACTTCCAACTGTGTCCGACTGGCTCCGGTTGGGAATAGTTGCGCAAAATGTGTCCGAATCGTCGCGTCACTCGGATCAACATGACCACACGCGATAATCGCACCGTACAACTGCTTTTGGTCAGCGGTCAAGCCAATGTATTGCCCGTATGTCGTTGCCCCGATTATCTCCCAGGACTCCACACGGGTGCGCAAAACGCGCCTAAACGGGTCCGTGTTGTTGGTTGCAACCAAATTCATCATCGCCTCTATTTCGATCCCAAATTTACCAGCATACCCAAGTCCCGCCGGATCTGCGTCAAGTTCAGCCCTTAATTCAGGATATTCCGATTCCGTTAAACCCATAATTACCTCCGGCTCCAACTCACTGTTGACGTTGTGCGCTTAACCCAAAAGTCGCCGTTCACATTCGCGTTCGAATATCTCGGGTTCCAAATCATGTATCCAAAGCCCATAAACACAAAATCCATCCACACCCCACGACCCGCTTGCGCGATTTGGTTGTTTGTTCTGTACTGCCACGCAAACGCAGGATCGGGCGTCCGCGTCGTCCATGCCATTGTCAGCCTCCTGTCGGGAGGCTAAAAGCCTTCCCCGTTCCTACTGTTTGCTTAAATGCAAAAACCTCATTGTCTCGGTTCGACACCACAACACGGTATCGTCCCTCTTCCAAGGCCCTGATCGAGTCCAGAAAAGCGTCGTTTCTCGGCCCAGGCCCAAAATTGCGGAGGCAGTCAACCCGCCTCCCGTTCTGTATGGCCAGCACGTTGTTGACCATCGCGGTCCTCATGGGCTCGGTAACAATTTCAGGCGACTGGAACGTCCACATACGCTCCACGGGGTCGAACACTTGCCGGACACCGTACCCGTTACCGCGCCGAACAACGCCCATTGCTCACCTCTCAATCAAATTTGAGAGGGCGTTCCACCCTCTCGCTCCGGATATACGCCGGAGTACAGTCAATTCATTTAACGACCAATGACGATCAGGGCAACAGTCGCCCCGGTCCAGTCGGTCGCGGCAGTGCCACCCGAGGCGGCAGTGGTCAGGGTGATAACCAACCCGCTCACGCTCGCGTAGGCAGTCTGCAACGCCGCATCGTTCCCCGCAGTAATCAAGGGAATAACAGCGGCGATTTCGGTGATCCCGTGCGTCGCAGCCGTCAGCGTCACGGTATCCGAAGCGGACGTGGGAACGCAGGTGACAACCAACATCTTGTAGTCGCCAGCGAACTCCGTCCGTTTGCTCAGGGTTCAGTAATAGCGGCCATGTGATCTCTCCTTAGAGCTTCGCGGCGGCGTCGACGGCGATAACCCCAAATTCGCCCGGAGTTAAACATCGTCTTCTGCAGGCCACCGATGAAGTTTCGGCAACGCCTTCCTTGTTCTTGTAATCGAAGTTCTCGACCACAAAGGGCGTCTTTGCTGGACGCCTGGGCCATCAGGATCGCCTGACGACCAACAAGCAAGTTACGCGCACAGTCGGCCGCGCAGTCCGTACCGACAGCCGCGCCACGGAACGAGTTGCCAGAGACCGAAATGTCCAGCCAAGGCACGTACTCGTTTTCCAGGAGCAACACGTTGGACCAAAAGCCCAACGCGCCACGGAACACGGGGTTTTTGTCGCCACGCATCTGCGCGTTTTCAACCGCCGTTTTCCAGTCGCTGGACATCCGAATATCGCGCGCCGAGAGAGGGTGCAGGTACATGACATAGAAGTCATCCCCGCCAACGCTCAAGGGTTGGATCTTCGGTTCCGCGAGTTTCGCCAGAGTCGCCGCTTTGGTCACCAAGTCAAGAGTCATGATGTCCGCATCAGCAAGCCCGTCCGTCCCGGTCGTTTCGGCGCACAGATACCGCGCACCGACGCCAGCCGCTTCGTCCGCATCGGGAATGAAGTCAGCCGTGTTGGACCACAACGCGCGACCACCAATGACTTTGCCATTGGTATCGACAAGGGTCGTGTTGGTCACGCCGCCAAGTTTCAAGAAAATCTGGCGGGCGATGAACTCTTTCATCCACACGCGCAGGTTCTCTTTAGCTTTGCCGATTTGATCGTACACGACCTTCTGGTTGTCCAACCGACCCGTCAGACGCACAGCATTACGGATTTGGTCGATAGCGACCACTTCCGCATAGCTGCTCAGCGACTCTTCGTTGCCTTCCAACTCGTCGTCACCGGTCACGCCGTCGCCACCCAAACGCGCCACCAAACCAAACGTCTGCTGGTCGCCTTTGGATTTCTCGAGGTCGCGGGACACCTGAATCACGTTGTCGGCACCTTCGCCCATGAACCGGGTCACGTTTTCAACATCTTTCATCACGTCATCAAGAAGCTCTTTTTGACCATAGCTCTTGACGAAGCGCGTCAATGCTTACAGTATTAGCCATTGTTCGTCTCCTTTAGGTTTTACCCTCGGACGATCCGCTCGTAGCGGTCCGGTGTTTTTCCCGGAACTTCCAACGTTCAACGGAAGTCATGGCATTGAGTTCTTTAAGGCCGATCTCGTCAACAGAG belongs to Elusimicrobiota bacterium and includes:
- a CDS encoding N4-gp56 family major capsid protein; this encodes MTRFVKSYGQKELLDDVMKDVENVTRFMGEGADNVIQVSRDLEKSKGDQQTFGLVARLGGDGVTGDDELEGNEESLSSYAEVVAIDQIRNAVRLTGRLDNQKVVYDQIGKAKENLRVWMKEFIARQIFLKLGGVTNTTLVDTNGKVIGGRALWSNTADFIPDADEAAGVGARYLCAETTGTDGLADADIMTLDLVTKAATLAKLAEPKIQPLSVGGDDFYVMYLHPLSARDIRMSSDWKTAVENAQMRGDKNPVFRGALGFWSNVLLLENEYVPWLDISVSGNSFRGAAVGTDCAADCARNLLVGRQAILMAQASSKDALCGRELRLQEQGRRCRNFIGGLQKTMFNSGRIWGYRRRRRREALRRDHMAAITEP